TCAAAATTAACTAGCTTTGGGAAGCTTTAGAATTATCTCCAATATTCTTCTAAAATCCAAAAGTCATGAATCAAACCCCTCTTGCCGAACGAATGCGCCCCACTCAATTGGAAGATTTGATTGGACAGGAGCATCTTTCTGCCCCGAATTCATTTCTATACAAAGCCATTAAAAACGGTAGCGTGCCCTCTATGATTTTATGGGGGCCTCCGGGGGTTGGAAAAACAACAATAGCCAATATCATAGCCAATGAAATAAAGGCCCCTTTTTATACATTAAGTGCGATCAGTTCAGGAGTGAAGGATATTCGAGATATCATTGATAAAGCCAAGTTTCAAATGGGGGTTGTACTTTTTATAGATGAGATCCATAGGTTCAACAAATCCCAGCAAGACGCACTTTTGGGGGCTGTGGAAAAGGGTGTGATCAGATTGATTGGTGCGACCACCGAGAATCCATCTTTTGAGGTCAATGCCGCTTTACTTTCCAGATGTCAGGTATTTACGTTGAATGCATTGGGCAAATCAGAGCTTGAAGCTATGATCCATCAGGCTTTGAAAAAGGATGTGTTTTTGAAAAAGAAAAAAGTCGAATTGAAGGAGACAGAGGCGCTGCTGAGACTTTCGGGAGGGGATGGTAGAAAATTACTCAATCTATTGGAGATCGTAATTGATGGCATCAATGAGGAGCCATGTGTAATAGAAGATAAGATTGTAATTGAAACAGCCCAACAAAAAGTAGCCTTATATGATAAATCAGGAGAACAACATTATGATATTATTTCTGCCTTCATCAAATCTATAAGGGGGTCAGACCCCAATGCGGCAGTTTATTGGCTTG
This window of the Aquiflexum balticum DSM 16537 genome carries:
- a CDS encoding replication-associated recombination protein A, translating into MNQTPLAERMRPTQLEDLIGQEHLSAPNSFLYKAIKNGSVPSMILWGPPGVGKTTIANIIANEIKAPFYTLSAISSGVKDIRDIIDKAKFQMGVVLFIDEIHRFNKSQQDALLGAVEKGVIRLIGATTENPSFEVNAALLSRCQVFTLNALGKSELEAMIHQALKKDVFLKKKKVELKETEALLRLSGGDGRKLLNLLEIVIDGINEEPCVIEDKIVIETAQQKVALYDKSGEQHYDIISAFIKSIRGSDPNAAVYWLARMIEGGEDVKFIARRLVILASEDIGNANPNALLLATNCFEAVKIIGYPESRIILSQCVTYLASSAKSNAAYMAINKAQALVKEKGDLPVPFHLRNAPTKLMKDLNYGKGYKYAHDYEGNFITQEFLPDEIKNLKLYEPGNNARENELRKFLQSKWKGKYGY